In Edaphobacter paludis, a single window of DNA contains:
- the rplI gene encoding 50S ribosomal protein L9 — protein sequence MEVILKEDVNKLGHRGDVVKVADGYGRNYLLPGKLAIEATAANKAVIEQMKGSAIRKSAKEKTEAEGLSTQLNEIELVFERKVGEHEHLFGSVTSGDIAHQLEEKGFKIDRRKISLEEPLKTIGEYHVPVKLHREVTSHIKVTVKGDQPEAETVAAE from the coding sequence ATGGAAGTCATTCTGAAGGAAGACGTAAACAAGCTCGGGCATCGCGGCGATGTGGTCAAAGTCGCCGACGGTTACGGGCGCAACTATCTGCTGCCGGGCAAGCTCGCCATCGAGGCGACTGCCGCCAACAAGGCGGTCATCGAACAGATGAAGGGTTCGGCCATCCGCAAGTCTGCCAAAGAGAAGACTGAGGCAGAGGGGCTTTCGACGCAACTCAATGAGATTGAGCTTGTGTTCGAGCGCAAGGTCGGCGAGCATGAGCATCTCTTTGGTTCGGTTACTTCAGGCGATATCGCGCACCAGCTCGAGGAGAAGGGCTTCAAGATCGATCGCCGCAAGATCTCGCTTGAAGAGCCGTTGAAGACCATCGGCGAGTATCACGTGCCGGTCAAGCTGCACCGCGAAGTGACCAGCCACATCAAGGTCACGGTCAAGGGCGATCAGCCGGAAGCGGAAACAGTCGCCGCCGAGTAG
- the rpsF gene encoding 30S ribosomal protein S6, translating into MNRTYEIMFIVRPDVEEADIDKLIEGFSANVTNGGGEVKSVEKMGRRRLAYTVRKFNDGFYILLNIAAEGSLITEIERRLRVSEQVIKFITVRMDEEEKRLAKVKALRDSKVKRSAQPVAQTPQAPAATPDAEAGTPAAAESADEAEEVPAVAAPETPVASDAPPENAAAV; encoded by the coding sequence ATGAATCGTACCTACGAAATCATGTTTATCGTCCGTCCGGACGTCGAAGAAGCTGACATCGACAAGCTCATCGAAGGCTTTTCGGCCAACGTCACCAATGGTGGCGGTGAAGTAAAGAGCGTCGAGAAGATGGGCCGTCGCCGGCTCGCCTACACTGTTCGCAAGTTCAACGACGGTTTCTACATCCTGCTGAACATCGCCGCCGAAGGCTCGCTGATCACAGAGATCGAGCGTCGCCTCCGCGTCTCCGAGCAGGTCATCAAGTTCATCACCGTGCGCATGGACGAAGAAGAGAAGCGCCTTGCCAAGGTGAAGGCTCTGCGCGACTCCAAGGTCAAGCGCAGTGCACAGCCGGTCGCACAGACCCCGCAGGCGCCTGCCGCCACGCCGGATGCTGAGGCCGGTACTCCTGCTGCCGCTGAGTCCGCGGATGAAGCAGAAGAAGTGCCCGCAGTTGCCGCTCCCGAGACGCCGGTTGCCTCCGACGCACCTCCCGAGAACGCAGCCGCCGTTTAG
- a CDS encoding glycosyltransferase 87 family protein, with protein MRNLPPALLLVLPFGFLSLRVGNILWCALLLGCLIVSVRMLWIMHGRPKNRRHFLAYSFGPALVCVICGQTGLFALLGLVLFLRLHRSHQFWSGVSLWLCALKPHLFLPFWAVLIVWIIFTRSYRVLLGLCAALGVSSLAVFFLDPLAWAQYRQMMRGAGIGKEFIPCWSTVFRLNVDPHAMWLQYVFAAVGCIWAIGYYRKHRDTWDWMEHGALLMLVSVLVSPYAWITDQPLVIPALLQGAYRTSRNWIALIALASAAIEGGLLLSDPIMHSAKYLWTAPLWLAWYLWVMHKHEVRNTNPVLLADLSRS; from the coding sequence ATGCGCAATCTGCCGCCCGCCCTGCTTTTGGTGCTTCCATTTGGATTCTTGAGTCTACGTGTGGGAAATATTTTGTGGTGTGCGCTGCTGCTTGGGTGCCTGATTGTTTCGGTGAGAATGCTTTGGATCATGCATGGCCGGCCGAAAAATCGCAGGCATTTCCTGGCTTATTCCTTCGGCCCTGCACTTGTATGTGTGATCTGCGGGCAGACTGGCCTGTTCGCTTTGCTTGGGTTGGTTCTCTTTCTGCGATTGCATCGATCACACCAGTTTTGGTCCGGTGTTTCTTTATGGCTTTGCGCGTTGAAGCCGCATCTATTTCTCCCCTTCTGGGCCGTCCTGATTGTCTGGATCATATTTACTCGCAGCTACCGAGTGCTGCTGGGTTTGTGCGCAGCTTTGGGCGTGAGTTCGCTGGCGGTCTTTTTCCTCGATCCGCTGGCATGGGCACAATACCGCCAAATGATGCGTGGCGCCGGGATTGGAAAAGAGTTTATCCCCTGTTGGAGCACAGTGTTTCGCCTCAACGTTGATCCACATGCGATGTGGTTGCAGTACGTTTTTGCCGCGGTGGGCTGCATCTGGGCGATCGGTTACTACAGGAAACATCGCGATACCTGGGACTGGATGGAACATGGCGCACTGCTGATGCTGGTTTCGGTTCTCGTGAGTCCATATGCCTGGATTACCGATCAGCCACTGGTCATTCCTGCATTGCTGCAAGGCGCGTATCGCACATCTCGAAACTGGATAGCCCTGATCGCCCTGGCAAGCGCCGCTATCGAAGGCGGCTTGCTCTTGAGCGATCCTATTATGCACTCAGCCAAATATCTGTGGACTGCACCTTTATGGTTAGCCTGGTATCTCTGGGTAATGCACAAACATGAGGTCCGCAACACGAATCCGGTACTGCTTGCAGACCTGTCCCGGAGTTAG
- a CDS encoding fumarylacetoacetate hydrolase family protein: MRLYRTQQGPYLLNENLYYRVEGTSWDALITREDLHDYCRSIVDRGDRTKCFPSDSILAPIESQEVWAAGVTYYRSRSARIEESKDAGGGDFYDRVYSAIRPELFFKATGPRVVGPNAKVKIRSDATWSVPEPEMTLLISPKGTILGYTIGNDMSSRDIEGENPLYLPQAKVYDGSCALGPCIFLSPDSLPALTRIEIQIVRNGETAFSGSTSLSELKRDPKTLVSFLFRDNSFPHGCFLMTGTGVVPPDSFTLASGDEVRIVIEPIGTLANVVA; the protein is encoded by the coding sequence GTGAGACTCTACCGCACCCAGCAGGGACCTTACCTCCTCAACGAAAATCTTTATTACCGCGTCGAAGGCACCTCATGGGACGCACTAATCACGCGCGAAGACCTGCATGATTACTGCCGCTCCATTGTCGACCGTGGAGACCGGACAAAGTGCTTTCCGTCGGACTCGATCCTCGCGCCCATCGAAAGCCAGGAGGTCTGGGCCGCCGGCGTCACCTACTACCGCAGCCGCAGCGCCCGCATCGAAGAATCGAAGGACGCGGGCGGCGGCGACTTCTACGACCGCGTCTACTCCGCCATCCGCCCCGAGCTGTTCTTCAAGGCAACCGGGCCCCGCGTAGTCGGGCCCAACGCCAAGGTCAAAATCCGCAGCGATGCAACGTGGTCCGTCCCCGAACCGGAGATGACGCTCCTCATCAGCCCCAAAGGAACCATCCTTGGCTACACCATTGGCAATGACATGAGCTCCCGCGACATCGAAGGCGAAAACCCGCTCTATCTGCCGCAGGCAAAGGTCTACGACGGAAGCTGCGCCCTCGGTCCCTGCATCTTCCTCAGTCCCGACTCGCTTCCGGCATTGACACGCATTGAAATCCAGATCGTGCGCAACGGCGAAACTGCCTTCTCCGGAAGCACTTCGCTCTCTGAGTTGAAGCGCGACCCGAAGACCCTGGTCAGTTTCCTGTTCCGCGACAACAGCTTCCCCCACGGCTGCTTTCTGATGACTGGTACCGGTGTCGTTCCGCCGGATTCTTTCACGCTCGCCAGCGGCGACGAGGTGCGCATCGTCATCGAACCTATCGGCACCCTGGCTAACGTTGTAGCCTGA
- the rpsR gene encoding 30S ribosomal protein S18 has translation MADETSTPQSTEQHAPSSRPAHAGPHSGPGAGAPRTPRPGGGPGGRKFFRRKKVCKFCTEKIDAISYRDVRLLQGFVAERGKIVPRRLTGVCTRHQRRLSLAIKQSRNIALLAFAARF, from the coding sequence ATGGCTGACGAAACCAGCACGCCGCAATCGACTGAGCAGCACGCACCTTCATCGCGTCCGGCACACGCCGGGCCACATTCGGGTCCAGGAGCAGGCGCTCCGCGCACGCCCCGTCCCGGCGGCGGCCCCGGCGGCCGCAAGTTCTTCCGGCGCAAGAAGGTCTGCAAGTTCTGCACCGAGAAGATCGACGCCATCTCCTACCGCGATGTCCGCCTGTTGCAGGGCTTTGTCGCTGAACGCGGCAAGATCGTTCCGCGCCGCCTGACCGGCGTCTGCACACGGCATCAGCGCCGCCTGAGCCTGGCGATCAAGCAGTCGCGCAACATCGCTCTGCTCGCCTTCGCCGCACGCTTCTAA
- the pth gene encoding aminoacyl-tRNA hydrolase, whose amino-acid sequence MKLIVGLGNPGIEYQFTPHNAGFLAVDRIADDCGVVLTNRRGRALTAKARLAGEDVLLAKPETFMNLSGLSVAALVRELDIAIPSTDLIVLYDELAIPLGTIRIRERGSAGGHNGVKSISGALGTEEWLRIRIGVGKPALEDGREIKAGGKDYLLSPFRKQELVVLDEVLDRARSAVEVVLTKGVGAAMNEFNRRPDESEKASEGSNGK is encoded by the coding sequence GTGAAGCTGATTGTCGGGCTCGGTAACCCCGGTATCGAATATCAGTTCACGCCGCACAACGCCGGGTTTCTGGCAGTGGATCGCATCGCGGACGATTGCGGCGTGGTCTTGACCAATCGGCGGGGACGGGCGCTTACCGCAAAGGCGCGGCTTGCAGGAGAGGATGTTCTGCTGGCCAAGCCGGAGACGTTTATGAATCTGAGCGGGCTTTCGGTGGCCGCGCTGGTTCGTGAGCTTGATATTGCCATTCCGTCAACGGACTTGATCGTCCTTTACGACGAACTGGCAATTCCGCTGGGCACGATTCGCATTCGCGAGCGTGGATCGGCGGGCGGGCATAACGGAGTGAAGTCGATCTCCGGCGCGCTCGGCACGGAAGAGTGGCTGCGCATTCGCATCGGCGTCGGGAAACCGGCTCTTGAGGATGGCAGAGAGATCAAGGCTGGCGGCAAGGATTATTTGCTGTCGCCATTCCGCAAGCAGGAGCTTGTGGTGCTGGATGAAGTGCTCGACCGCGCACGGAGCGCTGTCGAGGTGGTGCTGACCAAGGGTGTTGGCGCTGCGATGAATGAGTTCAACCGACGGCCGGACGAATCTGAGAAGGCTTCGGAAGGATCGAACGGGAAGTAG
- a CDS encoding 50S ribosomal protein L25 translates to MAAPIEAVVATPREGKFNKNAARRVRVAGKIPAVVYGAAQDAVAVTVDPRVITKILHSESGHNTIFDLNVEGAAVVKAMIVDWQHEPIKGKLLHIDLKRIAMDKMMRVSVPIQLIGTAIGVKNQGGILDHVLREVEVECLPSDIPSHLDVDVSGLELHGAIHVSDLPHSGSIKFLGDENATVAHVTAVKEEAPAEVIAAAPSEPEVAKKGKTDTEAAPAADAKGGKK, encoded by the coding sequence ATGGCAGCACCTATTGAAGCAGTAGTCGCAACACCTCGTGAAGGCAAGTTCAACAAGAATGCGGCCCGCCGTGTTCGCGTCGCCGGCAAGATTCCAGCCGTTGTCTATGGCGCGGCGCAGGATGCCGTTGCCGTTACGGTGGACCCTCGGGTCATCACCAAGATCCTGCACTCTGAGTCCGGCCACAACACGATCTTCGATTTGAACGTCGAAGGCGCGGCTGTCGTAAAGGCCATGATCGTCGACTGGCAGCATGAGCCGATCAAGGGCAAGCTGCTGCACATCGACCTGAAGCGGATCGCGATGGACAAGATGATGCGCGTCTCCGTACCCATTCAGTTGATCGGTACGGCAATCGGCGTGAAGAACCAGGGCGGCATTCTGGACCACGTTCTGCGCGAGGTCGAAGTCGAGTGCCTGCCGAGCGATATTCCGAGCCACCTGGACGTCGACGTCTCCGGGCTTGAACTTCACGGCGCGATTCACGTCTCCGATCTGCCGCACTCGGGCAGCATCAAGTTCCTGGGCGATGAAAACGCAACAGTTGCTCACGTGACGGCGGTGAAGGAAGAGGCTCCGGCTGAGGTTATTGCCGCTGCACCGAGCGAGCCGGAAGTCGCCAAGAAGGGCAAGACGGATACAGAAGCTGCTCCGGCTGCCGATGCTAAGGGCGGAAAGAAGTAA
- a CDS encoding ribose-phosphate diphosphokinase: MNESKRIKIFCGSANPALCEEICRFVGLPLGETRLQRFSDGEVHFQLLENVRGVDVFLVQPTCFPVDQHLVELLIMMDALKRASAGRITVVMPYYGYARQDRKDRPRVAITSKLVADLLTTAGANRALLVDLHAAQIQGFFNIPVDHLFASPVLVSYFRELELPNLTVVSPDAGGVERARFFAKKLDVPLAIVDKRRTDINVTEVMNVIGDVRGRTCLILDDIIDTAGTMVKTVDALLEQGAEKVYACATHAVLSGPAVERIANSRLEELIVTNTIPLREDALRVPKIKVLSIAGLLGRAIESIHMETSVSTLFN; the protein is encoded by the coding sequence CTGAATGAAAGTAAGCGCATTAAGATTTTTTGCGGATCGGCTAATCCTGCCTTGTGCGAGGAGATCTGCAGGTTCGTCGGTTTGCCGCTGGGCGAGACCAGGTTGCAGAGATTCTCCGACGGCGAGGTTCATTTTCAACTGCTCGAAAATGTTCGTGGCGTGGACGTCTTTCTGGTGCAGCCCACATGCTTCCCTGTTGACCAGCATCTTGTTGAGCTGCTGATCATGATGGACGCGCTGAAGCGCGCATCGGCTGGGCGAATCACGGTTGTGATGCCGTATTACGGCTATGCAAGACAGGACCGCAAGGACCGGCCTCGTGTAGCAATTACATCGAAGCTGGTGGCAGATCTGCTGACTACGGCTGGTGCGAACCGGGCGTTGCTGGTCGATCTTCACGCGGCACAGATTCAAGGGTTCTTCAATATTCCGGTGGACCATTTGTTTGCCAGCCCGGTGCTGGTGAGCTACTTCCGGGAGCTGGAGCTGCCGAATCTGACGGTGGTTTCGCCGGATGCGGGCGGCGTGGAGAGGGCGAGATTCTTCGCCAAGAAGTTGGATGTACCGTTGGCCATCGTCGACAAGCGGCGGACCGACATCAACGTGACCGAGGTGATGAACGTGATCGGCGATGTGCGTGGCCGGACGTGCCTGATCCTCGACGATATTATCGACACCGCCGGAACCATGGTGAAGACGGTGGATGCGCTGCTGGAACAGGGCGCGGAAAAAGTTTATGCGTGCGCGACACATGCCGTGCTGTCCGGGCCGGCGGTTGAGCGCATTGCAAATTCACGGTTGGAAGAATTGATCGTGACGAATACCATTCCGCTGCGCGAAGATGCGTTGCGGGTGCCGAAGATTAAAGTGCTTTCGATTGCCGGGCTGCTTGGACGCGCGATCGAGAGCATTCATATGGAGACCAGCGTCAGTACGCTGTTCAACTAG
- a CDS encoding ABC transporter permease, protein MAIPTSPKSASFERTLASARSTMVFSEVVRLAVDSFRANKVRFLLTMLGMIIGAASIILVVTIGKTGKQYALNELTSIGPNKVEMQYVGGTTPGPNNTTTPDLMTYEDMNAVLDQVPDIVASSPMLEVHYSVGIGGGVTKDAMLLGVSPQYKTVRNLAVVAGRFFDDQDTASRTKVAVIVEPFAKALFGSTSAAVGHNITVEGIPFIIIGVFKEGVTTFGLSEISDQTLLVPYPVARYFTGSDKVKEIFFTMRDPAEVVPASRQILAIIKSRHRSSSVYLPFIMTGFLSIMAKIADMLTVVLSLAASITLIVSGVGIMNSMLANVQARIKEIGIRKALGATSLEIRLQFLTEAVFLSLAGGLVGTLLGLAIPLSVSLLTPYKIPISLWSAVIALGTSMLVGILFGTLPANRAARLDPVQTLKYE, encoded by the coding sequence ATGGCAATCCCGACTTCTCCCAAATCGGCCTCTTTTGAACGCACGCTGGCAAGTGCACGGTCCACCATGGTCTTCAGTGAAGTGGTGCGACTCGCAGTCGACAGTTTCCGCGCCAATAAGGTCCGATTTCTGCTGACCATGCTGGGAATGATTATCGGAGCAGCATCGATCATCCTGGTCGTCACCATCGGGAAGACGGGCAAGCAGTATGCACTCAATGAGCTCACCAGTATTGGCCCCAACAAGGTCGAGATGCAGTATGTCGGCGGCACCACCCCCGGCCCCAACAATACCACCACGCCCGATCTGATGACTTACGAAGATATGAATGCTGTCCTGGACCAGGTCCCGGACATTGTCGCTTCGTCACCCATGCTTGAGGTCCACTACAGCGTCGGTATAGGTGGTGGAGTCACCAAAGACGCCATGCTCCTCGGGGTATCGCCTCAATACAAAACAGTGCGAAATCTCGCCGTGGTTGCGGGGCGGTTTTTCGACGATCAAGATACCGCTTCGCGGACCAAGGTAGCGGTTATCGTCGAACCCTTCGCCAAGGCGTTGTTTGGCAGCACTTCGGCCGCCGTCGGCCACAATATCACCGTAGAAGGAATTCCATTCATCATCATCGGGGTCTTCAAGGAGGGTGTCACAACTTTCGGACTATCCGAGATCAGCGATCAGACGCTCCTTGTTCCCTATCCCGTTGCGCGCTATTTCACCGGCAGCGACAAGGTGAAGGAGATCTTCTTTACCATGCGAGACCCGGCAGAGGTAGTTCCTGCGTCCCGACAGATCCTTGCGATCATCAAGAGCCGTCATCGCTCGTCCTCTGTCTATCTTCCATTCATCATGACGGGCTTTCTGAGCATCATGGCAAAGATCGCTGACATGCTGACCGTTGTATTGTCTTTAGCTGCCAGCATCACGCTCATCGTAAGCGGCGTCGGCATCATGAACAGTATGCTGGCGAATGTGCAGGCCCGAATCAAGGAAATCGGCATTCGCAAAGCTCTGGGAGCGACAAGCCTTGAGATTCGACTGCAATTCCTCACCGAGGCGGTCTTTCTTTCGCTGGCTGGAGGTCTCGTCGGCACGCTGCTCGGCCTGGCGATTCCCTTGTCGGTCAGTCTGCTGACTCCCTACAAGATCCCAATCAGTCTTTGGTCCGCGGTCATTGCGCTTGGCACTTCAATGCTGGTCGGCATCCTCTTCGGAACACTCCCGGCCAACCGCGCAGCCCGGCTCGACCCAGTACAAACTCTCAAGTACGAGTAG
- a CDS encoding YjhG/YagF family D-xylonate dehydratase, protein MLLTQPSGNLFGLTQNAGMGWDPKHLLDPEFLILSTHGGVRAADGTPIALGFHTGHWEVGLLVAEAARELRAHRCVPFAGAVTDPCDGRTQGTEGMLDSLPYRNDAAIVLRRLMRSLPTRKGVIGVATCDKGLPAMMMALASSGRTPSILVPGGVTLLPEDGEDAGKVQTIGARFAQQQITLEYAADIGCRACASPGGGCQFLGTAATSQVIGEALGLSLPHTALAPSGQPIWLDAAQRSARAILRMHQTAMGTADILTQASIQNAMVLHAAFGGSTNLLLHLPAIAHAAGLRRPTAADWAEVNRNTPRLVDALPNGPRQFATVQVFLAGGVPEVMLHLRRAGLLDTTVKTVSGTTLDECLNWWQDSPRRSQLKEQLLAQDRIDADDVIMPPDVARARGLTSTVCFPVGNLAPEGSVIKSTAIDPSLIDEAGIYRHRGPARVFITETAAIAALKTGAILEGDVMVLICGGPAGAGMQEIYQITSALKALPHCKHVAVLTDARFSGVSTGACIGHISPEALANGPIGRVHDGDIIEIVIDRNALTGTVDLIGENGALFTADEGRKRLAMRSSRPDLAPHPALPNDTRLWAALVQASGGVWGGCVYDTDMILARLEASTSPTGKA, encoded by the coding sequence ATGCTGCTCACCCAGCCCTCGGGAAATCTCTTCGGCCTCACTCAGAACGCGGGCATGGGATGGGACCCGAAGCACTTGCTCGACCCTGAATTCCTCATCCTCAGCACTCACGGCGGAGTCCGCGCCGCGGACGGAACTCCGATCGCGCTTGGCTTTCATACCGGCCACTGGGAGGTCGGCCTCCTCGTTGCCGAAGCCGCGAGAGAGCTGCGCGCACATCGCTGCGTCCCCTTTGCCGGGGCCGTCACCGATCCCTGCGATGGCCGTACCCAAGGCACCGAAGGGATGCTCGACTCGCTCCCCTATCGCAACGATGCGGCCATCGTTCTCCGGCGGCTCATGCGCTCGCTGCCCACCCGCAAAGGCGTCATCGGTGTCGCCACCTGCGACAAAGGCCTACCCGCCATGATGATGGCACTGGCCTCCTCCGGCAGAACTCCCAGCATCCTTGTCCCCGGCGGGGTGACGCTTCTCCCAGAAGACGGGGAAGACGCGGGCAAGGTCCAGACCATCGGCGCCCGCTTCGCCCAGCAGCAGATCACGCTCGAATACGCCGCCGACATTGGCTGTCGTGCCTGCGCCTCGCCAGGTGGCGGCTGCCAGTTCCTCGGCACAGCCGCAACCTCGCAGGTGATAGGCGAAGCTCTAGGACTTTCGTTGCCCCACACCGCGCTCGCGCCATCGGGCCAGCCCATCTGGCTGGATGCCGCGCAGCGCTCTGCCCGAGCCATCCTGCGCATGCATCAGACCGCGATGGGCACCGCCGACATACTCACGCAGGCCTCCATCCAGAACGCCATGGTGCTGCACGCTGCCTTCGGCGGCTCTACCAATCTGCTGCTGCACCTCCCGGCCATCGCCCATGCAGCAGGATTGCGTCGACCAACCGCCGCCGACTGGGCAGAAGTGAATCGCAACACGCCCCGCCTGGTCGACGCTCTGCCCAATGGCCCTCGCCAATTCGCCACCGTGCAGGTCTTCCTTGCCGGAGGCGTCCCCGAGGTTATGCTGCACCTGCGCCGCGCCGGGCTGCTCGATACCACCGTCAAAACCGTGTCCGGAACGACCCTCGACGAGTGCCTCAACTGGTGGCAGGACAGCCCTCGCCGCAGCCAGCTTAAAGAGCAGTTACTCGCACAAGATAGAATCGACGCCGACGACGTCATCATGCCGCCGGACGTCGCCCGCGCTCGGGGTCTCACGTCCACCGTCTGCTTTCCGGTCGGCAATCTCGCACCCGAGGGCAGCGTTATCAAGAGCACTGCTATCGATCCGTCATTGATAGACGAGGCTGGCATCTATCGTCATCGCGGCCCGGCAAGGGTCTTTATTACCGAGACGGCCGCCATCGCCGCGCTCAAGACCGGAGCCATCCTCGAAGGCGACGTCATGGTGCTGATCTGCGGCGGCCCTGCCGGTGCAGGCATGCAGGAGATCTACCAGATCACCTCTGCGCTCAAGGCGCTTCCCCACTGCAAGCACGTCGCCGTACTCACCGATGCGCGCTTCAGCGGAGTCTCAACTGGCGCCTGCATCGGCCACATCTCCCCCGAGGCGCTGGCCAACGGCCCCATCGGCCGCGTTCACGATGGAGACATCATCGAGATCGTCATCGACCGCAACGCCCTCACCGGAACCGTCGATCTCATCGGCGAAAACGGAGCCCTCTTCACCGCTGACGAAGGCCGCAAACGCCTCGCCATGCGATCATCACGGCCCGACCTCGCACCTCACCCGGCACTCCCCAACGACACTCGCCTCTGGGCCGCGCTCGTACAGGCCAGCGGCGGAGTCTGGGGTGGATGTGTCTATGACACCGACATGATCCTCGCACGACTCGAAGCATCGACATCTCCCACAGGAAAGGCTTAA
- a CDS encoding MFS transporter, translating to MNRSTTEEVTTDLRKRWLFLLPAVFVTYSLAYLDRANYGFGAAAGLAATLHITDSQSALLGSLFFLGYFLFQVPGIAYARRRNTSRLIFYALLAWGTLAALTGVIHAFWLLAIDRLLLGVAESLIFPAMLLLLTNWFTRSERSRANAILILGNPGTILWMSAITGFLIRSFGWQITFVIEGLPSVVWAFVWLWVVYDKPEKAPWMSPEASAYLSRELAEEQVALPAVTSLLKALVRPDVLLLSAQYFCWSLGLYGFVLWLPTMIRQGSAVGIGMTGLLTAIPYLLAVLMMLLVAYLSDKTLRRSSLVWPFLLLSGVALLGSFLFAAHGFWLAYGCLILAGGGMFAPYGPFFAIVPEVIPRNLAGEVMAMVNSCGALGAFFGAWIVGLLQARTGNSRAGYLLMAVSLILSGAIMLFGFRQPASQSMPQLQTK from the coding sequence TTGAACCGATCCACAACTGAAGAAGTGACCACGGACCTGCGCAAACGATGGCTGTTCCTTCTGCCCGCGGTCTTCGTAACATACAGCCTTGCTTATCTCGACCGCGCCAACTATGGCTTCGGCGCGGCAGCGGGTCTTGCAGCAACACTGCACATCACCGACTCTCAGAGCGCGTTGCTTGGCTCGCTTTTCTTTCTGGGGTACTTCCTCTTCCAGGTGCCTGGCATCGCCTACGCGCGGCGAAGAAATACCAGCCGTCTGATATTTTATGCGCTGCTCGCGTGGGGAACGCTCGCGGCGCTCACCGGCGTCATTCACGCCTTCTGGCTGCTTGCCATCGACCGTCTGCTGCTCGGCGTCGCCGAAAGCCTCATCTTTCCGGCGATGCTGCTTCTTCTCACCAACTGGTTCACGCGCTCGGAACGCTCGCGCGCCAATGCAATCCTGATCCTCGGTAACCCCGGCACCATCCTCTGGATGTCGGCGATCACCGGCTTCCTCATTCGCTCCTTCGGCTGGCAGATCACCTTCGTGATCGAAGGGCTCCCATCAGTTGTGTGGGCGTTCGTCTGGCTATGGGTTGTCTACGACAAGCCTGAAAAAGCACCGTGGATGAGCCCGGAGGCCAGCGCGTATCTCAGCCGTGAACTCGCAGAGGAGCAAGTGGCGCTGCCCGCTGTGACAAGCCTGCTCAAGGCCCTGGTACGTCCCGACGTGCTTCTGCTTTCGGCGCAGTACTTCTGCTGGAGCCTCGGTCTATACGGCTTTGTCCTCTGGCTGCCTACCATGATCCGGCAGGGCAGCGCGGTTGGAATCGGAATGACTGGCCTGTTGACGGCGATACCGTATCTGCTCGCCGTCCTGATGATGCTTCTCGTGGCTTACTTATCGGACAAGACCCTTCGCCGGAGTTCGCTCGTATGGCCGTTTCTTCTACTCTCAGGCGTTGCGCTTCTGGGCTCGTTCCTGTTTGCGGCCCACGGCTTCTGGCTGGCGTACGGCTGTCTCATTCTCGCGGGCGGTGGCATGTTCGCGCCCTACGGCCCATTCTTCGCCATCGTTCCCGAGGTGATTCCGCGCAATCTCGCCGGCGAGGTGATGGCCATGGTCAATAGCTGCGGAGCGCTGGGTGCATTCTTCGGCGCCTGGATCGTAGGCCTGCTGCAGGCCCGCACCGGTAACTCGCGCGCAGGTTATCTGCTGATGGCGGTTTCGCTGATTCTCTCCGGCGCGATCATGCTCTTCGGCTTTCGCCAGCCTGCATCCCAGAGCATGCCGCAGCTTCAGACCAAATGA